From Xiphophorus hellerii strain 12219 chromosome 9, Xiphophorus_hellerii-4.1, whole genome shotgun sequence, a single genomic window includes:
- the LOC116725451 gene encoding gastrula zinc finger protein XlCGF57.1-like, with translation MSAFTWEVVDDHFLINKEGNFNPDKNKPNDPEQERPEPKLLTEIKEEEDQQVELFDGAEQVVVKQETDSFTANPPPENTEPDSQTTEEHQPVKEEQVELSICNKVVKQEAETFTVPPSEVLLHREPELQMIQAKEELESEEVKEEQEDLSSSPDEDQNQNQNQILSTNSTEADNQQESDRSEMLHICKVCKKTFESSSHLAEHTRSHSGEKPFQCLSCGKAFTKQNNLAVHIRTHTGEKPFSCPTCGKGFTQKGNLSIHMATHTGEKPFSCPTCGKGFTQKSNLHIHMRTHSGEKMFPCELCSKSFSFGCQLATHMRTHTGEKPFLCVACGKRFSQQNYLTVHMKIHTGERPFSCPTCGKSFIKEWNLSVHIRCHTGEKPYPCEVCGKSFINKSHLTNHMRTHTCEKPFSCLTCGKSFTKQGNLTDHIRSHTGEKPYPCKVCSKSFVNKSHLTNHLRTHTGEKPYDCKLCGKSFTDCSSIAQHMKTHTGEKPYPCDVCGKSFRNRNHLACHMRTHTGEKPFSCPICRKSFTQKGNLSIHVKTHTGENTQA, from the coding sequence ATGTCGGCGTTTACCTGGGAGGTTGTTGATGATCACTTTCTCATTAACAAGGAAGGGAACTTCAACCCTGACAAGAACAAACCAAACGACCCAGAACAAGAACGACCAGAACCAAAGCTGCTGACGGagataaaagaggaagaagaccAACAGGTAGAACTGTTTGATGGTGCAGAGCAGGTTGTTGTGAAGCAGGAGACTGACTCGTTCACGGCGAATCCTCCTCCGGAGAACACCGAACCAGATTCACAGACAACTGAGGAACATCAACCAGTCAAGGAAGAAcaggtggaactgagcatctgtaACAAAGTGGTGAAGCAGGAGGCAGAAACCTTTACGGTTCCTCCTAGTGAGGTTCTCCTCCACAGAGAACCAGAACTTCAGATGATCCAGGCGAAGGAGGAACTGGAATCTGAAGAGGTTAAAGAGGAACAGGAGGATCTTTCCAGTAGTCCTGAtgaagaccagaaccagaaccagaaccaaatccTCTCTACAAACTCAACTGAAGCCGACAATCAGCAAGAAAGCGACCGCAGTGAGATGCTGCATATTTGCAAAGTGTGCAAGAAAACCTTTGAAAGTAGCAGTCATTTGGCCGAACACACAAGAAGTCACTCTGGTGAAAAACCCTTCCAGTGTCTATCCTGTGGAAAAGCTTtcaccaaacaaaacaacttggCCGTCCACATTAGAACCCACACAGGCGAGAAGCCGTTCTCGTGCCCCacttgtggaaaaggttttaccCAGAAAGGTAACTTGAGCATTCACATGGCAACGCACACGGGCGAGAAACCGTTCTCCTGCCCGacttgtggaaaaggtttcacTCAGAAAAGTAACCTCCACATTCACATGAGAACCCACTCGGGCGAGAAGATGTTCCCATGCGAGCTGTGTAGCAAATCCTTCAGCTTCGGTTGCCAGTTGGCTACTCATATGAGAACCCATACAGGCGAGAAACCGTTCCTCTGTGTGGCATGTGGAAAACGCTTCTCACAGCAAAACTACTTGACTGTCCACATGAAAATCCACACaggtgagaggcctttctcCTGTCCCacttgtggaaagagttttaTCAAGGAGTGGAACTTGTCCGTTCACATACGATgccacacaggtgagaagccgtATCCTTGTGAAGTTTGTGGTAAATCCTTCATCAATAAAAGTCATCTGACCAACCACATGAGGACTCATACatgtgagaagcctttctcctgcctgacttgtggaaagagtttcaccAAACAGGGTAACCTGACCGACCACATAAGAAGCCACACAGGCGAGAAGCCATATCCGTGCAAAGTGTGCAGCAAGTCATTCGTCAACAAAAGCCATTTGACCAACCACTTGAGGACTCACACCGGGGAGAAGCCGTACGACTGCAAGCTGTGTGGTAAATCTTTCACAGACTGCAGCAGCATAGCTCAgcacatgaaaacacacacaggggaGAAGCCGTATCCTTGTGATGTTTGTGGTAAATCCTTCCGGAACAGAAATCACTTGGCTTGTCACATGAGAACCCACACAGGGGAGAAACCTTTTTCCTGTCCGATCTGCAGAAAAAGCTTTACCCAGAAAGGGAACTTGAGTATTCATGTGaaaactcacacaggtgagaacaCACAAGCGTGA